In Solea senegalensis isolate Sse05_10M linkage group LG18, IFAPA_SoseM_1, whole genome shotgun sequence, a single window of DNA contains:
- the LOC122759326 gene encoding arf-GAP with dual PH domain-containing protein 1-like isoform X3, translated as MAAMGNNAAKAKYEQKVPAFYYRPTHSDCKLLREQWIRAKYERNEFEFIEKQEPYSAGYREGFLWKRGRDNGQFLSRKFILSEREGALKYFNKQDARDPKALMKIETLNATFQPAKIGNPCGLQITYLKDNSTRNIFVYHSDAKEMVDWFNAIRAARFHYLQVAFPGASDEELVPKLTRNFMKEGFMEKTGPKHTEGFKKRWFTMDDRRLMYFKDPLDAYARGEVFIGSKENSYTVLSGLPPSTQGYHWNHGITIVTPDRKFLFACETEAEQREWISAFQRVINRPMRPQEYAVEAHFKHKP; from the exons ATGGCTGCTATGGGAAACAATGCAGCCAAGGCCAAATATGAGCAGAAGGTTCCTGCTTTCTACTACAGACCAACACACAGTGATTGCAA GCTGTTGAGAGAGCAGTGGATCAGAGCCAAGTATGAAAGGAACGAGTTTGAGTTCATCGAGAAACAGGAGCCTTACTCTGCAG GGTACCGAGAGGGGTTTCTATGGAAACGAGGGCGAGACAACGGTCAGTTCCTCAGCCGAAAGTTCATCCTGTCGGAAAGGGAGGGAGCGCTGAAGTACTTCAACAAGCAGGAC GCCAGAGATCCCAAGGCGCTGATGAAAATCGAGACCCTGAATGCGACCTTCCAGCCGGCCAAGATCGGAAACCCGTGCGGCCTGCAGATCACCTACCTGAAAGACAACAGCACAAGGAACATCTTCGTCTACCACAGTGACGCTAAG GAGATGGTCGACTGGTTCAACGCGATCAGAGCAGCCAGGTTCCACTACCTGCAGGTGGCTTTTCCCGGAGCAAGTGACGAGGAG TTGGTGCCCAAACTGACCAGAAACTTTATGAAGGAAGGATTTATGGAGAAAACAGGCCCCAAG cacacagaaggTTTTAAAAAGAGGTGGTTCACCATGGACGACAGGAGACTCATGTATTTTAAAGACCCACTG GACGCTTACGCCCGCGGTGAGGTCTTCATCGGCAGTAAGGAGAACAGCTACACCGTCCTGTCCGGCTTGCCCCCGTCCACCCAGGGCTACCACTGGAACCACGGCATCACCATCGTCACACCGGACAGGAAGTTTCTGTTCGCCTGCGAGACGGAGGCCGAGCAACGGGAATGGATATCGGCTTTTCAGCGCGTCATCAATCGACCAATGAGACCACAGGAATATGCTG TGGAGGCTCATTTCAAACACAAGCCCTGA
- the LOC122759425 gene encoding cytochrome c oxidase assembly protein COX19 yields MSTAMNFSSKSFKPRAPDKGSFPLDHFGECKDFKDKFMRCLKDNSYDNSLCRVQSKDYLECRMEHQLMAKEPLQRLGYKDLIDPPSPSSESDKNT; encoded by the exons atgtccacTGCTATGAACTTCAGCTCTAAGTCTTTCAAACCTCGGGCTCCGGATAAAGGTTCTTTTCCTTTGGATCATTTCG GAGAGTGTAAAGACTTCAAGGACAAGTTCATGAGATGTCTGAAGGACAACAGCTACGATAACTCCCTGTGTCGAGTGCAGTCCAAAGACTACCTGGAATGTCGGATGGAGCA TCAGCTGATGGCCAAGGAGCCGCTACAGAGACTGGGATACAAGGATCTGATTgatcctccttctccttccagcgaatcagacaaaaacacttaa
- the unc13d gene encoding protein unc-13 homolog D isoform X2, which produces MSRERKEIRDNKLLQTPDQGNGSTVRKQVSPAHTRRFGQTRKLPFRRDLVENENPEEKARRHKEMELKPLYKELLYTIAHAMGKPSTSEDVTESQLQQYLKEAFTMTEAEHSSLLEKVQSTEPPVYCLMATVKEAKGILGKDVSGFSDPYCMLTILEDEQENLTRQSRAKPCKSVVKDATSVDKIYQTDIKKQTLNPIWNQTFILEFGDVVGASFHLEMWDKDEEVSLTQKLEEIKTNFNSLRRMIKEAKKEKGTDDFLGNIILKLKDLHSTEDRWYNLQPRTETYPDRGQCHLNLKFIHKERDGTLSAGRSAYINYCGILQQCVQAYISKQQGSGPWKGALCVEAQTLLELYATQNDLSPFLQDLAKWVAYSKLYQSLEVDSSVLFQQLTSIEYHWHQQQLPHQQKQELGDSLHGFLQYGLCLVTKYRDIFPPTTTSTPKLHTLLRILVQICKTRAFQKLNPAQVELNDEVSHAIQTGTQEWFNIKKGLHQPMTKDLPEIINALSSLIGEVREDIKHNKDVWNRVFVSAVQVDVFTVVYKTFDSLLANEVKATLLLMEGQMEQRLANSLFSVYLNLQAIHKEKAFLQKRGLLELTNFHEDFREALPYWLNEAFSKTQDRVERAVRVDQLQPLQTGSVPIKHSSSAVDLVACIQPIYYLWEQLSWPDPEEAFMLMVKVTEDVCKIVVNYCHILKERVKVLSENSDHGSAINMLCVVVNDLEHLRSFLTRLPTQLNWTGLRDRTQNVIGESQFHNTLPSQLQQAQSILSREIRSALDTLGKKLNTDIATYVRSMSTRQRIPSKSTEDAAAPLMQYLEQELKYMNENLVQENFNSLLTPLWNHSVKIIYQVATQHPQQEGFMVFCQRLLYTLQCLELSFHAEGNGLPMNDLHSDDYKTLKAYLTHNALSSQELIQKFFDRKIKEQNSHSGEKYGAVTLLASYRRSDHRLRVEVLNAVNLLPMDYNVTRLCSCVWSLTTSSLR; this is translated from the exons ATGtcgagagaaagaaaggagataCGAGACAACAAACTCCTGCAAACACCGGACCAG GGAAACGGCTCAACAGTTCGCAAACAg GTTTCACCCGCTCACACTCGTAGATTCGGGCAGACGAGAAAACTGCCGTTCAGGAGG GATTTGGTGGAAAATGAGAACCCAGAAGAGAAAGCGCGGCGACACAAGGAGATGGAG CTGAAGCCTCTGTACAAGGAGCTGCTTTACACCATCGCTCACGCGATGGGTAAACCGTCGACCTCGGAGGACGTCACAGAAAGCCAACTTCAGCAGTACCTCAAGGAG GCTTTCACTATGACAGAGGCAGAGCACAGCAGTCTTTTGGAGAAGGTGCAGAGCACAGAG CCTCCCGTTTACTGCCTGATGGCCACAGTGAAGGAAGCAAAGGGAATCTTGGGAAAAGATGTCAGTG GTTTTAGTGACCCATACTGCATGCTGACCATACTGGAGGATGAACAAGAGAATCTGACACGCCAGTCCAGAGCCAAACCCTGTAAGTCAGTTGTAAAAGACGCCACATCGGTTGACAAAATCTACCAAACGGACATAAAGAAGCAGACGCTGAATCCCATCTGGAACCAAACCTTCATCCT agaGTTTGGAGATGTCGTCGGTGCCAGCTTCCACCTTGAGATGTG GGATAAGGATGAAGAGGTGTCACTCACTCAGAAACTGGAGGAGATCAAAACCAACTTTAACAGTCTGAGAAG GATGATCAAGGAGGCCAAAAAGGAGAAAGGCACAGACGACTTTTTGGGAAACATAATCTTAAAATTGAAG GATCTCCACTCTACTGAAGATAGATGGTACAACCTCCAGCCCCGAACGGAAACGTATCCTGATCGCGGCCAATGCCATCTCAATCTCAAGTTCATCCATAAAGAG AGAGATGGGACGCTGAGTGCCGGCCGGAGTGCCTACATCAACTACTGTGGCATCCTGCAGCAGTGTGTTCAAGCGTACATCTCCAAACAGCAG GGATCTGGTCCATGGAAAGGAGCGCTGTGCGTCGAGGCCCAGACTCTGCTCGAGCTTTACGCTACACAGAACGACCTCTCACCGTTCCTGCAGGACCTGGC gaagtgggtgGCTTACAGTAAACTGTATCAGAGCTTGGAGGTGGACTCCTCTGTGCTCTTCCAGCAACTCACCAGTATAGAATACCActggcatcagcagcagctgcccCACCAGCAG AAACAGGAACTTGGTGACTCTCTTCATGGTTTCCTGCAATACGGACTGTGTCTCGTGACCAAATACAGAGACATCTTCCCCCCAACCACCACTTCTACTCCAAAACTACACACACTGCTCAG aATCTTAGTCCAGATCTGTAAGACTCGGGCATTTCAGAAACTGAACCCAGCTCAGGTGGAGCTGAATGACGAGGTCAGCCATGCCATACAG ACAGGCACACAGGAGtggtttaacattaaaaagggTTTGCATCAGCCAATGACTAAG GACCTGCCGGAGATTATTAACGCCCTCTCCAGTTTGATTGGGGAGGTGCGAGAAGACATAAAGCACAACAAAGACGTCTGGAACAGGGTATTTGTAAG TGCTGTGCAGGTGGACGTGTTCACCGTTGTCTATAAGACGTTCGACTCCCTG CTGGCAAATGAGGTGAAGGCAACGTTGTTGCTGATGGAGGGTCAGATGGAGCAGCGTCTTGCCAATAGTCTGTTCTCCGTGTACCTGAACCTCCAGGCCATCCATAAAGAGAAGGCCTTCTTGCAGAAAAG GGGATTACTGGAGCTGACAAACTTTCATGAGGACTTCAGAGAGGCTCTACCATACTGGCTCAACGAGGCATTCAGCAAAACTCAGGACAGAGTGGAGCGGGCTGTGCGGGTGGACCAG CTCCAGCCCCTGCAGACTGGTTCGGTGCCAATAAAGCACAGTTCCTCAGCAGTGGATCTGGTGGCTTGTATCCAGCCCATCTACTACCTGTGGGAGCAGCTGTCCTGGCCTGACCCTGAGGAGGCCTTCATGCTCATGGTCAAAGTCACTGAG GATGTGTGTAAGATTGTGGTGAACTACTGTCACATCCTAAAGGAGAGGGTCAAAGTGCTATCAGAGAACTCTGACCACGGCAGTGCAATAAACATG TTGTGTGTGGTAGTGAACGACCTGGAACACTTAAGGTCCTTCTTGACTAGACTCCCTACGCAGCTGAACTGGACAGGGCTTCGAGATCGGACTCAGAATGTCATAGGGGAAAGCCAGTTCCACAACACGCTGCCCTCGCAGCTTCAGCAGGCTCAGAGCATCCTCAGCCGAGAGATCCGCTCCGCTTTAGACACTCTCGGGAAAAAG CTCAATACAGACATTGCGACTTACGTTAGAAGCATGTCGACCAGGCAGCGGATTCCCTCCAAGTCCACAGAAGAC GCTGCAGCCCCTCTGATGCAGTACCTAGAGCAAGAGTTGAAGTACATGAACGAAAACCTGGTCCAAGAGAACTTCAACAG CCTTCTGACTCCTTTGTGGAACCACTCAGTGAAGATCATCTACCAGGTCGCGACTCAGCATCCACAACAAGAAGGATTCATGGTGTTCTGCCAGAGGCTGCTGTATACACTGCAG TGTCTGGAGCTGAGCTTCCATGCAGAAGGAAATGGACTCCCTATGAATGATCTTCATTCTGATGATTATAAG ACTCTCAAAGCCTACCTGACTCACAATGCTCTGAGCAGCCAGGAGCTTATACAGAAGTTCTTTGACAGGAAAATAAAGGAGCAG AACTCGCACAGTGGAGAGAAATATGGCGCGGTCACCCTCCTCGCGTCCTACAGGAGGTCAGACCACAGACTCAGAGTTGAGGTTCTGAATGCAGTCAACCTCTTGCCAATGGACTACAATG TGACCcgtttgtgcagctgtgtttgGAGCCTTACCACATCTTCCCTGAGATAG
- the unc13d gene encoding protein unc-13 homolog D isoform X1: MSRERKEIRDNKLLQTPDQGNGSTVRKQVSPAHTRRFGQTRKLPFRRDLVENENPEEKARRHKEMELKPLYKELLYTIAHAMGKPSTSEDVTESQLQQYLKEAFTMTEAEHSSLLEKVQSTEPPVYCLMATVKEAKGILGKDVSGFSDPYCMLTILEDEQENLTRQSRAKPCKSVVKDATSVDKIYQTDIKKQTLNPIWNQTFILEFGDVVGASFHLEMWDKDEEVSLTQKLEEIKTNFNSLRRMIKEAKKEKGTDDFLGNIILKLKDLHSTEDRWYNLQPRTETYPDRGQCHLNLKFIHKERDGTLSAGRSAYINYCGILQQCVQAYISKQQGSGPWKGALCVEAQTLLELYATQNDLSPFLQDLAKWVAYSKLYQSLEVDSSVLFQQLTSIEYHWHQQQLPHQQKQELGDSLHGFLQYGLCLVTKYRDIFPPTTTSTPKLHTLLRILVQICKTRAFQKLNPAQVELNDEVSHAIQTGTQEWFNIKKGLHQPMTKDLPEIINALSSLIGEVREDIKHNKDVWNRVFVSAVQVDVFTVVYKTFDSLLANEVKATLLLMEGQMEQRLANSLFSVYLNLQAIHKEKAFLQKRGLLELTNFHEDFREALPYWLNEAFSKTQDRVERAVRVDQLQPLQTGSVPIKHSSSAVDLVACIQPIYYLWEQLSWPDPEEAFMLMVKVTEDVCKIVVNYCHILKERVKVLSENSDHGSAINMLCVVVNDLEHLRSFLTRLPTQLNWTGLRDRTQNVIGESQFHNTLPSQLQQAQSILSREIRSALDTLGKKLNTDIATYVRSMSTRQRIPSKSTEDAAAPLMQYLEQELKYMNENLVQENFNSLLTPLWNHSVKIIYQVATQHPQQEGFMVFCQRLLYTLQCLELSFHAEGNGLPMNDLHSDDYKTLKAYLTHNALSSQELIQKFFDRKIKEQNSHSGEKYGAVTLLASYRRSDHRLRVEVLNAVNLLPMDYNGFSDPFVQLCLEPYHIFPEIETRCTQIKRCDLNPLFDEVFEFLVSLDQCKAPGACLVVTVLDHDTFMTDDFQGEAFLGLKAIPGVGGAKEGDGLSLRPDSPPAQMRLPLMHPKPNEDSILTLLESRRGEREAQALVKRRRQREKQSLINTETSS, translated from the exons ATGtcgagagaaagaaaggagataCGAGACAACAAACTCCTGCAAACACCGGACCAG GGAAACGGCTCAACAGTTCGCAAACAg GTTTCACCCGCTCACACTCGTAGATTCGGGCAGACGAGAAAACTGCCGTTCAGGAGG GATTTGGTGGAAAATGAGAACCCAGAAGAGAAAGCGCGGCGACACAAGGAGATGGAG CTGAAGCCTCTGTACAAGGAGCTGCTTTACACCATCGCTCACGCGATGGGTAAACCGTCGACCTCGGAGGACGTCACAGAAAGCCAACTTCAGCAGTACCTCAAGGAG GCTTTCACTATGACAGAGGCAGAGCACAGCAGTCTTTTGGAGAAGGTGCAGAGCACAGAG CCTCCCGTTTACTGCCTGATGGCCACAGTGAAGGAAGCAAAGGGAATCTTGGGAAAAGATGTCAGTG GTTTTAGTGACCCATACTGCATGCTGACCATACTGGAGGATGAACAAGAGAATCTGACACGCCAGTCCAGAGCCAAACCCTGTAAGTCAGTTGTAAAAGACGCCACATCGGTTGACAAAATCTACCAAACGGACATAAAGAAGCAGACGCTGAATCCCATCTGGAACCAAACCTTCATCCT agaGTTTGGAGATGTCGTCGGTGCCAGCTTCCACCTTGAGATGTG GGATAAGGATGAAGAGGTGTCACTCACTCAGAAACTGGAGGAGATCAAAACCAACTTTAACAGTCTGAGAAG GATGATCAAGGAGGCCAAAAAGGAGAAAGGCACAGACGACTTTTTGGGAAACATAATCTTAAAATTGAAG GATCTCCACTCTACTGAAGATAGATGGTACAACCTCCAGCCCCGAACGGAAACGTATCCTGATCGCGGCCAATGCCATCTCAATCTCAAGTTCATCCATAAAGAG AGAGATGGGACGCTGAGTGCCGGCCGGAGTGCCTACATCAACTACTGTGGCATCCTGCAGCAGTGTGTTCAAGCGTACATCTCCAAACAGCAG GGATCTGGTCCATGGAAAGGAGCGCTGTGCGTCGAGGCCCAGACTCTGCTCGAGCTTTACGCTACACAGAACGACCTCTCACCGTTCCTGCAGGACCTGGC gaagtgggtgGCTTACAGTAAACTGTATCAGAGCTTGGAGGTGGACTCCTCTGTGCTCTTCCAGCAACTCACCAGTATAGAATACCActggcatcagcagcagctgcccCACCAGCAG AAACAGGAACTTGGTGACTCTCTTCATGGTTTCCTGCAATACGGACTGTGTCTCGTGACCAAATACAGAGACATCTTCCCCCCAACCACCACTTCTACTCCAAAACTACACACACTGCTCAG aATCTTAGTCCAGATCTGTAAGACTCGGGCATTTCAGAAACTGAACCCAGCTCAGGTGGAGCTGAATGACGAGGTCAGCCATGCCATACAG ACAGGCACACAGGAGtggtttaacattaaaaagggTTTGCATCAGCCAATGACTAAG GACCTGCCGGAGATTATTAACGCCCTCTCCAGTTTGATTGGGGAGGTGCGAGAAGACATAAAGCACAACAAAGACGTCTGGAACAGGGTATTTGTAAG TGCTGTGCAGGTGGACGTGTTCACCGTTGTCTATAAGACGTTCGACTCCCTG CTGGCAAATGAGGTGAAGGCAACGTTGTTGCTGATGGAGGGTCAGATGGAGCAGCGTCTTGCCAATAGTCTGTTCTCCGTGTACCTGAACCTCCAGGCCATCCATAAAGAGAAGGCCTTCTTGCAGAAAAG GGGATTACTGGAGCTGACAAACTTTCATGAGGACTTCAGAGAGGCTCTACCATACTGGCTCAACGAGGCATTCAGCAAAACTCAGGACAGAGTGGAGCGGGCTGTGCGGGTGGACCAG CTCCAGCCCCTGCAGACTGGTTCGGTGCCAATAAAGCACAGTTCCTCAGCAGTGGATCTGGTGGCTTGTATCCAGCCCATCTACTACCTGTGGGAGCAGCTGTCCTGGCCTGACCCTGAGGAGGCCTTCATGCTCATGGTCAAAGTCACTGAG GATGTGTGTAAGATTGTGGTGAACTACTGTCACATCCTAAAGGAGAGGGTCAAAGTGCTATCAGAGAACTCTGACCACGGCAGTGCAATAAACATG TTGTGTGTGGTAGTGAACGACCTGGAACACTTAAGGTCCTTCTTGACTAGACTCCCTACGCAGCTGAACTGGACAGGGCTTCGAGATCGGACTCAGAATGTCATAGGGGAAAGCCAGTTCCACAACACGCTGCCCTCGCAGCTTCAGCAGGCTCAGAGCATCCTCAGCCGAGAGATCCGCTCCGCTTTAGACACTCTCGGGAAAAAG CTCAATACAGACATTGCGACTTACGTTAGAAGCATGTCGACCAGGCAGCGGATTCCCTCCAAGTCCACAGAAGAC GCTGCAGCCCCTCTGATGCAGTACCTAGAGCAAGAGTTGAAGTACATGAACGAAAACCTGGTCCAAGAGAACTTCAACAG CCTTCTGACTCCTTTGTGGAACCACTCAGTGAAGATCATCTACCAGGTCGCGACTCAGCATCCACAACAAGAAGGATTCATGGTGTTCTGCCAGAGGCTGCTGTATACACTGCAG TGTCTGGAGCTGAGCTTCCATGCAGAAGGAAATGGACTCCCTATGAATGATCTTCATTCTGATGATTATAAG ACTCTCAAAGCCTACCTGACTCACAATGCTCTGAGCAGCCAGGAGCTTATACAGAAGTTCTTTGACAGGAAAATAAAGGAGCAG AACTCGCACAGTGGAGAGAAATATGGCGCGGTCACCCTCCTCGCGTCCTACAGGAGGTCAGACCACAGACTCAGAGTTGAGGTTCTGAATGCAGTCAACCTCTTGCCAATGGACTACAATG GTTTTAGTGACCcgtttgtgcagctgtgtttgGAGCCTTACCACATCTTCCCTGAGATAGAAACTCGCTGCACTCAGATCAAACGCTGTGATCTCAATCCCCTTTTCGACGAGGTTTTTGAGTT ccTGGTTTCCCTGGACCAGTGCAAGGCTCCAGGAGCTTGCCTGGTGGTGACTGTTCTCGACCACGACACCTTCATGACAGATGACTTTCAAGGTGAGGCCTTCCTGGGACTCAAGGCCATACCAGGAGTGGGTGGAGCAAAGGAAGGAGATGGTCTCTCCTTAAGGCCGGACAGCCCGCCCGCTCAGATGCGCCTGCCTCTGATGCATCCTAAACCTAATG aggACAGCATTCTGACGCTGCTGGAGTCCAGGAGAGGAGAACGGGAGGCTCAGGCTTTGGTGAAGAGgcgaagacagagagagaagcagtCGCTGATTAACACAGAGACAAGTTCTTAA
- the LOC122759326 gene encoding arf-GAP with dual PH domain-containing protein 1-like isoform X1 translates to MSTPFSHPIFYLSSVSLLLCPLLCPLIFCPPPASLPPAEPDWASLTLGVFVCQACSLLHRSIPHITRVKSVQDTWDAGEVELMAAMGNNAAKAKYEQKVPAFYYRPTHSDCKLLREQWIRAKYERNEFEFIEKQEPYSAGYREGFLWKRGRDNGQFLSRKFILSEREGALKYFNKQDARDPKALMKIETLNATFQPAKIGNPCGLQITYLKDNSTRNIFVYHSDAKEMVDWFNAIRAARFHYLQVAFPGASDEELVPKLTRNFMKEGFMEKTGPKHTEGFKKRWFTMDDRRLMYFKDPLDAYARGEVFIGSKENSYTVLSGLPPSTQGYHWNHGITIVTPDRKFLFACETEAEQREWISAFQRVINRPMRPQEYAVEAHFKHKP, encoded by the exons atgtCAACACCTTTCTCTCATCCCATCTTTtatctctcctctgtctctttacTGCTTTGCCCACTTTTATGTCCTCTCATCTTCTGTCCTCCCCCcgcttctcttcctcctgcagaGCCAGACTGGGCATCGCTGACTTTGGGCGTGTTTGTTTGCCAGGCCTGCTCGCTCCTTCACCGGAGCATCCCCCACATCACCCGAGTAAAGTCTGTCCAGGACACGTGGGATGCTGGCGAGGTGGAG TTAATGGCTGCTATGGGAAACAATGCAGCCAAGGCCAAATATGAGCAGAAGGTTCCTGCTTTCTACTACAGACCAACACACAGTGATTGCAA GCTGTTGAGAGAGCAGTGGATCAGAGCCAAGTATGAAAGGAACGAGTTTGAGTTCATCGAGAAACAGGAGCCTTACTCTGCAG GGTACCGAGAGGGGTTTCTATGGAAACGAGGGCGAGACAACGGTCAGTTCCTCAGCCGAAAGTTCATCCTGTCGGAAAGGGAGGGAGCGCTGAAGTACTTCAACAAGCAGGAC GCCAGAGATCCCAAGGCGCTGATGAAAATCGAGACCCTGAATGCGACCTTCCAGCCGGCCAAGATCGGAAACCCGTGCGGCCTGCAGATCACCTACCTGAAAGACAACAGCACAAGGAACATCTTCGTCTACCACAGTGACGCTAAG GAGATGGTCGACTGGTTCAACGCGATCAGAGCAGCCAGGTTCCACTACCTGCAGGTGGCTTTTCCCGGAGCAAGTGACGAGGAG TTGGTGCCCAAACTGACCAGAAACTTTATGAAGGAAGGATTTATGGAGAAAACAGGCCCCAAG cacacagaaggTTTTAAAAAGAGGTGGTTCACCATGGACGACAGGAGACTCATGTATTTTAAAGACCCACTG GACGCTTACGCCCGCGGTGAGGTCTTCATCGGCAGTAAGGAGAACAGCTACACCGTCCTGTCCGGCTTGCCCCCGTCCACCCAGGGCTACCACTGGAACCACGGCATCACCATCGTCACACCGGACAGGAAGTTTCTGTTCGCCTGCGAGACGGAGGCCGAGCAACGGGAATGGATATCGGCTTTTCAGCGCGTCATCAATCGACCAATGAGACCACAGGAATATGCTG TGGAGGCTCATTTCAAACACAAGCCCTGA
- the LOC122759326 gene encoding arf-GAP with dual PH domain-containing protein 1-like isoform X2 produces MAQEPEGDNRLLQDVLVRPGNESCADCGNPEPDWASLTLGVFVCQACSLLHRSIPHITRVKSVQDTWDAGEVELMAAMGNNAAKAKYEQKVPAFYYRPTHSDCKLLREQWIRAKYERNEFEFIEKQEPYSAGYREGFLWKRGRDNGQFLSRKFILSEREGALKYFNKQDARDPKALMKIETLNATFQPAKIGNPCGLQITYLKDNSTRNIFVYHSDAKEMVDWFNAIRAARFHYLQVAFPGASDEELVPKLTRNFMKEGFMEKTGPKHTEGFKKRWFTMDDRRLMYFKDPLDAYARGEVFIGSKENSYTVLSGLPPSTQGYHWNHGITIVTPDRKFLFACETEAEQREWISAFQRVINRPMRPQEYAVEAHFKHKP; encoded by the exons ATGGCGCAGGAACCGGAGGGAGACAACCGGCTCCTGCAGGACGTGCTGGTGAGACCCGGGAACGAGTCGTGCGCTGACTGCGGCAATCCAG aGCCAGACTGGGCATCGCTGACTTTGGGCGTGTTTGTTTGCCAGGCCTGCTCGCTCCTTCACCGGAGCATCCCCCACATCACCCGAGTAAAGTCTGTCCAGGACACGTGGGATGCTGGCGAGGTGGAG TTAATGGCTGCTATGGGAAACAATGCAGCCAAGGCCAAATATGAGCAGAAGGTTCCTGCTTTCTACTACAGACCAACACACAGTGATTGCAA GCTGTTGAGAGAGCAGTGGATCAGAGCCAAGTATGAAAGGAACGAGTTTGAGTTCATCGAGAAACAGGAGCCTTACTCTGCAG GGTACCGAGAGGGGTTTCTATGGAAACGAGGGCGAGACAACGGTCAGTTCCTCAGCCGAAAGTTCATCCTGTCGGAAAGGGAGGGAGCGCTGAAGTACTTCAACAAGCAGGAC GCCAGAGATCCCAAGGCGCTGATGAAAATCGAGACCCTGAATGCGACCTTCCAGCCGGCCAAGATCGGAAACCCGTGCGGCCTGCAGATCACCTACCTGAAAGACAACAGCACAAGGAACATCTTCGTCTACCACAGTGACGCTAAG GAGATGGTCGACTGGTTCAACGCGATCAGAGCAGCCAGGTTCCACTACCTGCAGGTGGCTTTTCCCGGAGCAAGTGACGAGGAG TTGGTGCCCAAACTGACCAGAAACTTTATGAAGGAAGGATTTATGGAGAAAACAGGCCCCAAG cacacagaaggTTTTAAAAAGAGGTGGTTCACCATGGACGACAGGAGACTCATGTATTTTAAAGACCCACTG GACGCTTACGCCCGCGGTGAGGTCTTCATCGGCAGTAAGGAGAACAGCTACACCGTCCTGTCCGGCTTGCCCCCGTCCACCCAGGGCTACCACTGGAACCACGGCATCACCATCGTCACACCGGACAGGAAGTTTCTGTTCGCCTGCGAGACGGAGGCCGAGCAACGGGAATGGATATCGGCTTTTCAGCGCGTCATCAATCGACCAATGAGACCACAGGAATATGCTG TGGAGGCTCATTTCAAACACAAGCCCTGA